A stretch of the Gossypium hirsutum isolate 1008001.06 chromosome D07, Gossypium_hirsutum_v2.1, whole genome shotgun sequence genome encodes the following:
- the LOC121219268 gene encoding peroxidase 46: MQFMLTIRASMEMKITVSFPTPNRCTLLILVLFSFAASPLHASLSINFYASSCPTAELIVSNMVRSASSSDPTIPGKLLRLLFHDCFVEGCDASVLLQGNGTERSDPANTSLGGFSVIDSAKRVLEIFCPETVSCADIVALAARDAVVTAGGPAFEIPTGRRDGRISDAANVRSNIVDTSFTMIEMIRLFNSKGLSLDDLVTLSGAHTIGVAHCNAFSDRFQMDSKGNLSLIDTSLDNTYAKELMKKCPSGSSASKTVNNDPETSFAFDNQYYINLLGHKGLFQSDSVLVEDERTSARVEAFANDQETFFQSWRDSFLKLTTIGVKTDDEGEIRQSCSFAN, encoded by the exons ATGCAGTTTATGCTGACAATCAGGGCCTCAATGGAGATGAAGATTACTGTCTCTTTCCCAACACCAAATCGTTGCACTCTTCTCATTCTTGTTTTGTTCTCTTTTGCTGCCTCGCCTTTGCACGCTAGCCTCTCGATCAACTTCTATGCAAGTTCATGTCCTACTGCGGAGCTCATTGTCAGCAACATGGTCAGGTCAGCTTCCTCTTCTGATCCGACCATTCCCGGGAAACTACTGCGCCTCTTGTTCCACGACTGTTTCGTGGAG GGTTGTGATGCATCAGTACTGTTACAAGGAAATGGAACTGAGAGAAGTGATCCAGCAAATACCTCTCTTGGAGGATTTTCGGTTATCGATTCGGCTAAAAGGGTGCTCGAAATCTTCTGTCCAGAGACCGTTTCTTGTGCTGATATTGTTGCCTTGGCTGCTAGAGATGCAGTTGTTACA GCAGGTGGACCTGCATTCGAGATTCCAACAGGAAGGAGAGATGGGAGAATATCCGATGCTGCAAATGTTAGATCCAATATTGTAGATACAAGTTTTACCATGATTGAAATGATAAGGCTCTTCAATTCTAAAGGCTTGTCTTTAGATGACCTTGTTACTCTATCAG GTGCTCATACTATAGGAGTAGCTCATTGTAATGCTTTCAGTGATCGATTTCAAATGGACTCCAAGGGAAATCTCAGCTTGATTGACACATCCTTAGACAATACCTATGCAAAAGAGCTCATGAAAAAGTGTCCATCGGGTTCAAGCGCGTCTAAAACCGTAAACAATGATCCCGAAACATCCTTTGCGTTTGATAATCAGTATTACATCAATCTATTGGGTCACAAGGGGTTATTTCAATCGGACTCGGTTCTTGTAGAGGATGAAAGAACCAGTGCAAGAGTAGAAGCATTTGCAAATGACCAAGAAACCTTTTTCCAGAGTTGGAGGGACTCATTCTTGAAGCTCACTACCATTGGAGTGAAAACAGATGATGAAGGGGAAATCCGACAGTCTTGTTCATTTGCTAATTAG